From the genome of Bifidobacterium asteroides, one region includes:
- a CDS encoding cation diffusion facilitator family transporter — protein MSAHEGVVQGGGSAHRRELLTTLALTGSVFVAEVVGALVTRSLALLVDAGHMMTDMAVLIASTVTAVLMERRPTNRRTWGWSRLEVITAAGGALVLLAVGIYAIVEAVLRLWSPGRDQVHQQGLLLFFGFLGLAANVGSILVLASGHKDNLNMRAAFLEVVNDALGSVAVLISAVVMMATGWAGFDAVAGGLIALLMIPRAIKLLASSVSVLLEETPPELDMAKVRKHLEDVPGVLEVHDLHANSVSTGLPQLTAHVIVRQGTSAVENERILTSMQRCLRDHFPVSVEHTTFQIEPQGHRDSSGEHLDM, from the coding sequence ATGAGCGCTCATGAAGGTGTTGTCCAGGGCGGCGGGTCCGCTCATCGTCGAGAGTTGCTGACGACCTTGGCGCTGACGGGATCGGTCTTCGTGGCTGAAGTCGTCGGCGCCTTGGTCACCCGCAGCCTGGCCTTGCTGGTCGACGCCGGGCACATGATGACCGACATGGCCGTGCTGATCGCCTCCACCGTCACTGCAGTGTTGATGGAGCGCCGCCCCACAAACCGGCGGACCTGGGGATGGTCCCGTCTGGAGGTCATCACAGCGGCTGGCGGTGCTCTGGTCCTTTTGGCTGTGGGCATCTACGCCATTGTGGAGGCTGTCTTGCGGCTCTGGTCGCCTGGGCGGGACCAAGTCCATCAGCAGGGGCTGCTGCTCTTTTTCGGTTTTTTGGGCCTGGCTGCCAATGTGGGGTCCATCCTGGTCCTGGCTTCCGGGCACAAGGACAACCTGAACATGCGTGCCGCCTTTCTCGAAGTGGTCAACGATGCATTGGGCTCGGTGGCGGTTCTGATATCAGCTGTGGTCATGATGGCCACCGGTTGGGCTGGATTCGATGCCGTAGCGGGAGGCCTAATCGCTCTGCTGATGATTCCCCGCGCAATCAAGCTCCTGGCCAGCAGCGTCTCTGTCCTTCTTGAGGAAACCCCGCCGGAGCTCGACATGGCCAAGGTCAGAAAGCACCTGGAGGACGTGCCTGGCGTGCTTGAGGTTCATGACCTGCATGCCAACAGCGTTTCCACCGGTCTGCCGCAGCTGACGGCGCATGTGATTGTGCGTCAGGGCACCTCGGCAGTCGAAAACGAACGTATTCTGACCAGCATGCAACGCTGCCTGCGCGACCATTTCCCGGTCTCGGTCGAGCATACGACCTTTCAAATAGAACCGCAGGGCCACCGGGACAGCAGCGGCGAGCATTTGGACATGTAA
- the lexA gene encoding transcriptional repressor LexA, with protein MTDRQARVLEAIKRHLSERGFLPSYREIGKDAGLRSTSSVKHQLQVLQDLGYIRLTANKGRAIELVQDRPEPTAGTARIVPFPDTQTDEAIMQSRDVPLVGRIAAGQPILAEQHVDDVMRLPQRLTGSGELFMLEVHGDSMVDAAICDGDFVVVRRQQEAENGDIVAALLDDGATVKTFRREEGHVWLIPHNPGYSPIDGTHAVIMGKVVTVLRKV; from the coding sequence CTGACCGATCGCCAGGCCAGGGTGCTGGAAGCTATCAAGCGGCACCTGTCAGAGCGTGGTTTCCTGCCCTCCTACAGGGAAATCGGCAAAGACGCGGGATTGCGCAGCACTTCTTCCGTCAAGCACCAGCTTCAGGTCCTGCAGGATCTGGGCTACATTCGCCTGACTGCCAACAAGGGACGCGCTATAGAGCTGGTCCAGGACCGCCCTGAGCCGACAGCAGGAACTGCCAGGATCGTGCCTTTCCCCGACACACAGACCGACGAGGCCATCATGCAGTCGCGCGACGTGCCCCTGGTCGGCAGAATCGCCGCCGGCCAGCCCATTCTGGCCGAGCAGCATGTGGACGATGTCATGCGTCTGCCCCAACGTCTGACCGGATCCGGCGAGCTCTTCATGCTTGAGGTCCATGGGGATTCCATGGTTGACGCCGCCATCTGCGACGGGGACTTCGTGGTCGTCCGCCGCCAGCAGGAGGCCGAGAACGGAGATATCGTCGCGGCCCTGCTGGACGATGGGGCCACGGTAAAGACCTTCCGACGCGAGGAGGGCCACGTTTGGCTGATTCCCCACAACCCGGGCTACTCCCCCATTGACGGCACCCACGCCGTCATCATGGGCAAGGTGGTCACCGTTCTGCGCAAGGTCTGA
- a CDS encoding LysM peptidoglycan-binding domain-containing protein: MSANVRRFAVFLAVAALTLAGFGWTARPASSAPGPQEVITRTVRPGDSVWSYAASITPQGEDVTKNVDHIMQINKMSSPNLRVGDRILIPSDD; encoded by the coding sequence GTGAGTGCCAACGTGCGAAGATTCGCGGTTTTTCTTGCAGTCGCGGCTCTGACCCTGGCTGGGTTTGGATGGACGGCTCGACCGGCCAGCTCCGCTCCAGGGCCGCAGGAGGTCATCACAAGAACAGTTCGTCCGGGAGATAGTGTTTGGTCCTATGCGGCCTCCATCACCCCGCAAGGTGAGGATGTCACTAAGAACGTTGACCATATCATGCAGATCAACAAGATGTCCTCGCCCAACCTGCGCGTTGGTGACCGAATTCTGATTCCCAGCGACGATTGA
- the nrdR gene encoding transcriptional regulator NrdR, with protein sequence MHCPFCQNPDTKVVDTRISDDGHAIRRRRECPQCSRRFTTVETSILLVMKRSGNAEPFNRDKVISGVRKACQGRPIDEKDLKLLGQQVEEDLRSRGLAQVDSEEVGRAILKPLRELDEVAYLRFASVYRNFGNLEDFQQAIDTLRAEDRSAEEQSGTAQS encoded by the coding sequence ATGCATTGTCCTTTCTGCCAGAATCCCGATACCAAGGTTGTGGATACGCGAATCAGTGACGACGGCCATGCCATCAGACGCCGTCGTGAGTGCCCGCAATGCTCGCGTCGGTTCACCACGGTGGAGACCTCGATTCTCCTGGTCATGAAACGCTCGGGCAATGCCGAGCCCTTTAACCGCGACAAGGTCATCTCTGGCGTGAGGAAGGCCTGCCAGGGCAGGCCCATCGATGAGAAGGACCTGAAGCTCCTGGGCCAGCAGGTCGAAGAGGATCTACGCTCACGCGGCCTGGCTCAGGTGGATTCGGAAGAGGTCGGCAGAGCCATCCTGAAGCCTCTCAGGGAATTGGACGAGGTGGCCTATCTGCGCTTCGCCTCGGTCTATCGCAACTTCGGCAACCTGGAGGACTTCCAGCAGGCCATCGATACCCTGCGCGCCGAAGACCGGTCAGCTGAAGAGCAGTCTGGGACTGCACAGTCCTGA
- a CDS encoding UvrD-helicase domain-containing protein — MSSYSSQLHEEQTAVDRAYSRLDELRAQARTRLDAVRAAGSHGSPTQRTERDSFANMYEDRLTQLRAVEDRLVFGRLDTVQGGRRYIGRLGLLDGNHEPILTDWRAEAARPFYEATPADHGDIVMRRHITLNFRQVTGIEDEVLDLSAPEVDKAAQGGTLAGEGALMASLSSRRTGQMTDIVATIQAEQDRIIRSPMTRPLVVQGGPGTGKTAVALHRAAYLLYTHRRRLESSGVLIIGPSNAFLHYIDQVLPSLGETGVLSRTMGDLIPGISTERQEDPHVARLKGDIRMAEAVANAVASRERVPASLPTVKVDGVAVPMLAVDLERALVDARRSHQPHNKARNTFVRSALNAMTARYAEGVDYQPGAEELARVTSLLRLNDQVRRTLNLAWLPMNPRWLVNDLWSRPDRLRRFAPWLTPEQIDLLTRQNGAELTVSDIPVLDEAMELLGPDPRQADRDQAEKARRDEENRFASDTLAQNGIGTGIVTSQMLLDSINGEDENQAATQAAADREWVYGHIVVDEAQELTAMDWRMLVRRCPSRSFTIVGDVAQTAALGGTRSWASTMDTLFGPDGWDLRQLTIDYRNPRQVSNLASSFAASEGLKVSTLKAVREVEGSVSRLRADDQASLLDQLPDLVGQLAERHLGKDGTGRLAIIVPSALEAEVSSRLHIDEAQERQITVTATGHTKGLEFDAVVLVEPGAIQDEAPSRLSAAADLYVAMTRPTQELVIAQTSEDQRLLDLG, encoded by the coding sequence ATGTCGAGCTATTCCTCACAGCTGCATGAAGAGCAGACGGCGGTGGACAGGGCCTACAGCCGTCTGGACGAGCTGCGGGCACAGGCCAGAACCAGACTGGACGCGGTCCGGGCCGCCGGCTCCCACGGATCCCCTACCCAGCGGACCGAGCGGGATTCCTTCGCCAACATGTATGAGGATCGGCTCACCCAACTGCGGGCCGTTGAGGACCGCTTGGTCTTCGGCCGATTGGATACTGTCCAGGGCGGCCGGCGTTACATTGGACGGCTGGGCCTGCTGGACGGCAACCACGAGCCCATCCTGACCGACTGGCGGGCAGAGGCCGCACGCCCCTTCTACGAGGCGACCCCGGCGGACCACGGCGACATCGTCATGCGTCGGCACATCACCCTCAACTTCCGCCAGGTCACCGGCATCGAGGATGAGGTTCTGGACCTGTCAGCCCCTGAGGTAGACAAGGCGGCCCAAGGCGGCACTCTTGCTGGCGAAGGTGCGCTCATGGCATCCCTGTCCAGCCGCCGCACCGGGCAGATGACCGACATCGTGGCCACCATCCAGGCAGAACAGGACCGGATCATCCGCTCCCCCATGACGCGCCCGTTGGTGGTCCAGGGAGGACCAGGCACCGGCAAGACCGCCGTGGCCCTGCACCGGGCGGCCTACCTGCTCTACACCCACCGGCGCAGACTGGAGAGTTCGGGCGTGCTGATCATCGGGCCCAGCAACGCCTTTCTGCACTACATCGACCAGGTCCTGCCCTCCCTGGGCGAGACCGGAGTACTCAGCCGAACCATGGGCGACCTCATCCCCGGCATCAGCACTGAACGCCAGGAGGACCCGCACGTGGCCCGGCTCAAGGGGGACATCCGCATGGCCGAGGCCGTAGCCAACGCCGTCGCATCCCGGGAGCGAGTACCTGCCTCCCTGCCCACGGTCAAGGTGGATGGGGTGGCAGTCCCCATGCTGGCGGTCGACCTGGAACGGGCTTTGGTCGATGCCCGACGCAGCCACCAGCCCCACAACAAGGCCAGGAACACCTTCGTGCGCTCGGCCCTGAACGCCATGACCGCCCGTTACGCCGAGGGAGTGGACTATCAGCCCGGAGCCGAGGAACTTGCCCGGGTCACCTCCCTGCTCCGGCTGAACGACCAGGTGCGGCGAACCCTCAATCTGGCCTGGCTGCCTATGAACCCCCGCTGGCTGGTCAACGATCTCTGGTCCAGGCCGGACCGTCTCCGCCGGTTCGCACCATGGTTGACTCCAGAGCAGATTGACCTGCTGACCCGCCAAAACGGCGCCGAACTGACCGTATCCGACATCCCCGTCCTAGATGAGGCCATGGAGCTTCTGGGCCCCGACCCCCGCCAGGCGGATCGTGACCAGGCTGAAAAGGCCCGCCGCGACGAGGAAAACCGGTTTGCCAGCGACACCTTGGCCCAGAACGGCATCGGCACAGGCATCGTGACCTCGCAGATGCTGCTGGATTCCATCAATGGCGAGGACGAAAACCAGGCAGCCACTCAGGCGGCCGCCGACCGTGAATGGGTCTACGGGCACATCGTGGTCGACGAGGCCCAAGAGCTGACGGCCATGGACTGGAGGATGCTGGTCCGGCGTTGCCCATCCCGGTCCTTCACCATCGTTGGGGATGTGGCCCAGACGGCGGCACTTGGCGGCACCAGGTCCTGGGCCTCAACTATGGACACGCTCTTCGGCCCGGACGGATGGGACCTGCGGCAGCTGACCATCGACTATCGCAACCCTCGTCAGGTATCCAACCTGGCCTCCTCCTTCGCTGCCTCCGAAGGTCTTAAGGTTTCCACGCTCAAGGCCGTGCGCGAGGTGGAGGGATCGGTCAGCCGTCTGCGGGCTGACGATCAGGCCAGCCTGCTGGACCAGCTGCCTGACTTGGTGGGCCAATTGGCGGAACGTCATCTGGGCAAAGACGGTACCGGACGCCTGGCCATCATCGTTCCCAGCGCCCTGGAAGCCGAGGTCAGCTCACGGCTTCATATTGATGAGGCTCAGGAGCGTCAGATCACGGTCACGGCCACCGGCCACACCAAGGGTCTGGAATTCGACGCCGTGGTTCTGGTAGAGCCTGGAGCCATTCAGGATGAAGCCCCCTCCAGGCTGAGCGCGGCAGCCGACCTTTACGTGGCTATGACACGCCCGACCCAGGAGCTGGTCATCGCCCAGACATCCGAGGATCAGAGGTTGCTGGACCTGGGATGA
- the mraZ gene encoding division/cell wall cluster transcriptional repressor MraZ — protein MANMHDADAASPPLPPMLLGTYTPKMDSKGRLALPAKFRAQLGQGLVMARGQERCVSLLPTEEFRRMAVRIQHTSMGDKSARDYLRVFLSGAVDQVPDKQGRILVPPMLRSYARLTGPVAVIGVGTRAEIWDQDSWTAYLESKEQGYADIADDVLPAVDC, from the coding sequence ATGGCCAATATGCACGACGCTGATGCCGCTTCGCCTCCCCTGCCGCCCATGCTTTTGGGCACCTACACACCCAAGATGGATTCCAAGGGCCGCCTGGCTTTACCTGCCAAGTTCCGCGCCCAGCTGGGTCAGGGCCTGGTCATGGCCCGCGGCCAGGAACGCTGCGTCAGTCTGCTGCCCACTGAGGAATTTCGGAGGATGGCCGTGCGCATTCAGCACACCTCCATGGGCGACAAGTCGGCCAGGGACTACCTGCGCGTATTTCTGTCCGGCGCCGTCGACCAGGTTCCCGACAAGCAGGGCCGCATCCTGGTCCCGCCTATGCTGCGCTCTTATGCACGGTTGACCGGCCCGGTCGCGGTCATCGGCGTTGGTACCCGTGCCGAGATCTGGGACCAGGATTCCTGGACTGCCTACTTGGAGAGCAAGGAGCAGGGCTACGCCGACATTGCCGACGATGTTCTTCCGGCGGTGGATTGCTGA
- the rsmH gene encoding 16S rRNA (cytosine(1402)-N(4))-methyltransferase RsmH — protein sequence MEDRNPPDQEAVDRGMVHRPVLLERCLELARPALEHKGAVAVDCTLGLAGHATAFLKACPEARLIGIDRDRQALELATGRMRDAGLADRFTPVYAPFDQLDQQLDALGLGQVDLVFMDLGLSSLQIDQRDRGFTYRQDAPLDMRMDTSQELTAAQVLAEYDQEHLAAIFSAYGEERYAGRIARAIVEARQEQPLTTSAQLDRLVDRAVPRGHRPPGNPAKRVFQALRIEVNGELDRLRRTLPQAILRLAQGGRLVVESYHSLEDRMVKRFMAPGLHVDLPAGMPVVPDQARPYLSDLTHGAIKADAAERERNPRSASVRLRAVEMIGAIPEERRRRLQSEARGEGSDGRHRCVGHGSESRRRS from the coding sequence ATGGAAGATCGCAATCCTCCCGACCAGGAGGCCGTGGACAGGGGCATGGTCCATCGTCCCGTCCTGCTGGAGCGCTGCCTTGAGCTGGCCCGACCCGCCTTGGAGCACAAAGGGGCCGTGGCTGTAGATTGCACGCTGGGTCTGGCAGGGCATGCCACCGCCTTCCTTAAGGCTTGTCCTGAGGCCCGTCTTATCGGCATCGACAGGGATCGTCAGGCCCTGGAACTGGCCACTGGCCGGATGCGAGACGCGGGTCTGGCCGACCGCTTCACGCCGGTGTATGCCCCCTTTGACCAGCTGGACCAGCAGCTGGATGCCCTGGGCCTGGGCCAGGTGGACCTGGTCTTTATGGATCTGGGGCTGTCCTCCCTGCAGATCGACCAGCGCGATAGGGGCTTCACCTACCGGCAGGACGCTCCGCTGGACATGCGCATGGACACCAGCCAGGAGCTTACTGCCGCACAGGTCCTGGCCGAATACGACCAGGAACACTTGGCAGCCATCTTCTCCGCGTACGGAGAGGAGCGCTATGCAGGACGCATCGCTCGGGCCATCGTCGAGGCCAGGCAGGAGCAGCCGCTGACCACCTCGGCCCAGCTGGACCGTCTGGTCGACAGGGCAGTGCCGCGCGGTCACCGCCCCCCGGGCAATCCGGCCAAGAGGGTCTTCCAAGCCCTGCGCATCGAGGTCAACGGGGAGCTGGATCGTCTGAGGCGCACCCTGCCCCAGGCCATTCTTCGCTTGGCCCAGGGGGGTCGTTTGGTCGTGGAGTCTTACCATTCCCTGGAGGACCGCATGGTCAAGCGCTTCATGGCGCCAGGGCTGCACGTGGACCTGCCGGCGGGCATGCCGGTGGTGCCTGATCAGGCCCGCCCATATCTGTCGGATCTGACTCATGGGGCCATCAAGGCTGACGCGGCCGAGCGGGAACGCAATCCCAGGTCTGCCTCAGTGCGCCTGCGTGCCGTGGAGATGATTGGAGCCATCCCCGAGGAGCGTCGTCGTCGACTTCAATCCGAGGCCCGCGGCGAGGGCTCGGATGGTCGCCATCGCTGCGTGGGTCACGGTTCGGAATCGAGGCGCCGGTCATGA
- a CDS encoding penicillin-binding protein 2: MSGKGTKRSWRLSFCKRSLSVGLILILVAALALGKLAYIQLFDGRSMAQAAAAGRTVPHTIKAQRGRILDVNGRVLAQSLERYNIIGDPEAAASFIPINCTKRTGNDCHSIKGHPVGADGAAGVARLLAPALGMNAMELGGKLSVPGRYVLLAKRVTPEVKRSIDKLGLQGIITAELSSERTYPHADLMGALIGGIDDSGKGVAGIEQMENWRLTGTDGYTVYQQGMLGQEIPGTVTRQRNPVNGKDVRLTIDQDVLWYVRQALKSGCQNYHADWALAVVQDTHTNEILALADTDDYQAGSDQAKVNSSRAVAETFEPGSVGKTISAAGMLQEQAHSMTDRFTVPDHITIDNQQYKDSFNHGEEHWTLAGILQNSSNVGMVMAGQKYPDQKRYDYLTRFGIGHVSALGLPGESKGLLTTPQTWDRRTRNTVLFGQGYATNAVQLTNAIATLANKGVRSDQTIIRGQGGVKANQVRVVDEKVAAEVMNAMESVSEKYDKTVKVEGYRIAAKTGTAEVADSSGRLSGIVSDWVGILPADDPRFVITVVLKNPHSSAGIFGGVTAGPIFAQIGEFLMQKYQVPTSQPRTDAIPVTW, from the coding sequence ATGAGCGGCAAGGGAACCAAGCGCTCCTGGCGCCTGTCTTTCTGCAAACGTTCCTTGTCTGTGGGCCTGATTCTGATTTTGGTGGCCGCTCTGGCCCTGGGCAAGCTGGCCTACATACAGCTCTTCGACGGAAGGTCCATGGCCCAGGCTGCTGCGGCGGGTCGCACCGTGCCGCACACTATCAAGGCCCAGCGTGGCCGCATCCTGGATGTCAATGGTCGGGTGCTGGCCCAGAGCCTGGAGCGGTACAACATCATCGGCGACCCCGAGGCGGCCGCCTCCTTCATACCCATCAACTGCACCAAGCGCACAGGCAACGACTGCCACAGCATCAAGGGCCACCCGGTGGGCGCCGACGGTGCTGCTGGCGTGGCACGCCTACTGGCACCGGCCCTGGGGATGAACGCCATGGAGCTGGGTGGCAAGCTCAGCGTCCCTGGACGGTACGTGTTGCTGGCCAAGCGTGTGACCCCCGAGGTCAAGCGTTCCATTGACAAGTTGGGGCTGCAGGGGATCATTACGGCCGAACTGAGCAGCGAACGCACCTACCCGCACGCGGATCTGATGGGCGCCCTGATCGGGGGCATCGATGACAGCGGCAAGGGCGTGGCCGGAATCGAGCAGATGGAGAATTGGCGGCTGACCGGCACCGATGGCTATACGGTCTATCAGCAGGGGATGCTGGGCCAGGAGATTCCCGGAACCGTGACCCGTCAGCGCAATCCTGTCAACGGCAAGGACGTGAGATTGACCATTGACCAGGATGTGCTCTGGTACGTCCGCCAGGCCCTTAAGTCAGGCTGCCAGAACTATCATGCGGACTGGGCCCTGGCAGTGGTTCAGGACACCCACACCAACGAGATCCTGGCACTGGCCGACACCGACGACTACCAGGCGGGCAGCGACCAGGCCAAGGTCAACTCCTCCAGGGCTGTGGCGGAGACCTTCGAGCCCGGATCGGTCGGCAAGACCATCTCGGCGGCGGGCATGCTCCAGGAGCAGGCGCACTCCATGACCGACCGCTTTACCGTGCCCGACCACATCACCATCGACAACCAGCAGTACAAGGATTCCTTCAATCATGGGGAAGAGCATTGGACGTTGGCCGGCATTCTGCAGAATTCCTCCAACGTGGGCATGGTCATGGCCGGCCAGAAGTACCCGGACCAGAAGCGCTACGACTATCTGACTCGCTTCGGCATCGGCCATGTATCAGCCCTGGGGCTGCCGGGTGAGTCCAAGGGACTGCTGACCACGCCTCAGACCTGGGACCGCCGCACCCGCAACACGGTCCTGTTCGGCCAGGGCTATGCCACCAACGCCGTCCAGCTGACCAATGCCATCGCCACCCTGGCCAACAAGGGGGTCCGTTCCGACCAGACCATCATCCGCGGCCAGGGGGGCGTCAAAGCCAATCAGGTCAGGGTCGTGGACGAGAAAGTGGCCGCTGAGGTCATGAACGCGATGGAGTCAGTGTCAGAGAAATACGATAAGACGGTCAAGGTGGAAGGCTACAGGATAGCCGCTAAGACCGGCACCGCCGAGGTGGCCGACAGCTCCGGCAGACTGAGCGGCATCGTCAGCGATTGGGTGGGCATACTGCCCGCTGACGATCCCCGCTTTGTGATCACCGTGGTGCTGAAGAACCCCCACAGCAGTGCCGGGATTTTCGGCGGCGTCACCGCAGGTCCCATCTTCGCCCAGATCGGTGAATTCCTTATGCAGAAATACCAGGTCCCCACGTCCCAGCCCAGAACCGATGCTATCCCGGTAACATGGTGA
- a CDS encoding UDP-N-acetylmuramyl peptide synthase gives MSALSESISRRLTLGQLKGRYGLTLVPDFAEPVTVTSLVDDLPSVRPGSLYVPADQQVDQGMIEEAERRGAYAALLPTSARQELGRAHIPLLFGTMHPWQMGQLLANAAGDPSGALAVFALVGSQVQDQVDLLADFLHVLGNPVGILSAKGSYSLDRRLDLEYPLSMFDVQRSLSIALEDGAAAVVISVEEQTLARDALQAVDLDVVALGAQEGSTRDMRHVRLISRARRYGFNLGGHTIVARRNEESDGLARQSLPADAQSDDLSLCIAMTMAAGVKRNNIRSALRVSREMS, from the coding sequence ATGAGTGCGCTGAGTGAATCAATCTCCCGACGGTTGACCCTGGGTCAGCTCAAGGGGCGCTACGGGCTGACCCTGGTCCCCGACTTCGCTGAGCCAGTTACAGTGACCTCACTGGTGGACGACCTGCCCTCAGTGCGGCCCGGCAGTCTGTACGTGCCTGCAGATCAGCAGGTGGACCAGGGCATGATCGAGGAGGCCGAGCGCCGAGGGGCATACGCAGCCCTGCTGCCGACTTCGGCCCGCCAAGAGTTGGGACGAGCCCATATACCCCTGCTCTTCGGCACCATGCACCCCTGGCAGATGGGCCAGCTGCTGGCCAATGCCGCCGGTGATCCTTCGGGAGCCCTGGCTGTCTTCGCTCTTGTCGGTTCCCAGGTGCAGGACCAGGTGGATCTCCTGGCCGATTTTCTGCATGTGCTGGGCAATCCCGTGGGCATTCTCAGCGCCAAGGGCTCATACTCACTGGACCGACGCCTGGACCTGGAATACCCCCTGAGCATGTTCGATGTGCAGCGCAGTCTGTCTATCGCCCTGGAGGATGGGGCGGCCGCCGTGGTCATCTCAGTGGAGGAGCAGACCCTGGCCAGGGATGCCCTGCAGGCGGTGGATCTGGATGTGGTGGCCCTGGGCGCCCAGGAGGGCTCCACCCGCGATATGCGGCATGTGCGGCTGATCTCCAGGGCCCGCCGATACGGGTTCAACCTGGGCGGGCACACCATCGTGGCCCGACGCAACGAGGAATCAGACGGGCTGGCCCGCCAGTCTCTGCCCGCCGATGCACAGAGTGACGACCTGTCCCTGTGCATCGCCATGACCATGGCCGCCGGCGTCAAACGCAACAACATCAGGAGCGCACTGCGCGTCTCCCGCGAAATGTCCTGA
- the murF gene encoding UDP-N-acetylmuramoyl-tripeptide--D-alanyl-D-alanine ligase: MSQSVGAGSMPMTLEEVVEYVHGRLVEAGPGRESDRRSVRMRVVTDSRQAGADGLFVAIKGEHADGHDYVPGLGAKGCRAALIDHLVPGADLPQILVDDTVAALGLLARANTDLRRKAPGPFTVIGITGSVGKTTTKDLLASLLAQLGPVVAPVGSFNNEIGLPLTALEVGPDTRYLVAEMGASHVGEIANLTRMVPPDVALVLKVGVAHLGEFGSVERIAQAKSEIVQGLVPGGTAVLNADDSRVAAMADLAPGPVLRFGMADQGGGRDRDLDGSARYLDSDGLDRPAFELCLRGQQPVRLRLGIPGRHNVMNALAAATAAHALGLDAGRIADELGRQRRISPHRMALSSVRLPDASFTLIDDSFNANPDSVRAGLDALAAWRGSDGPIYRIAVLGVMLELGAQGEQLHQEIGAYCRRQGIDALVAVGCRDRQMDSLVQALVRGAGGPSDPSEDQPESMRVLFAQDADQADQMVRRLCAKHWGQQNLVLLKGSHMSGLSDLADRWQG; this comes from the coding sequence ATGAGTCAGTCTGTAGGGGCCGGGTCCATGCCCATGACCCTGGAAGAGGTCGTCGAATATGTGCACGGTCGGTTGGTCGAGGCCGGTCCTGGTCGCGAATCCGACCGGCGGTCCGTACGCATGCGGGTGGTGACCGACTCCCGGCAGGCGGGGGCCGATGGACTCTTCGTGGCCATTAAGGGTGAGCACGCGGACGGTCATGATTATGTTCCCGGTCTGGGGGCCAAGGGCTGCCGCGCGGCTCTGATCGATCACCTGGTTCCGGGCGCTGACCTGCCTCAGATTCTCGTGGACGATACAGTCGCTGCCTTGGGACTGCTGGCGCGGGCCAATACGGACCTTCGGCGCAAGGCCCCAGGCCCCTTCACGGTCATCGGCATCACCGGCTCTGTCGGCAAGACCACGACCAAGGATCTGCTGGCCTCCCTGCTGGCCCAGCTGGGCCCTGTGGTGGCCCCGGTCGGATCCTTCAACAATGAGATCGGTCTGCCTCTTACCGCCTTGGAGGTCGGTCCGGACACCCGCTACCTGGTGGCGGAGATGGGCGCCAGCCACGTGGGCGAGATAGCGAATCTGACCCGGATGGTTCCCCCGGATGTGGCCCTGGTCCTCAAGGTGGGAGTGGCCCACCTGGGCGAATTCGGCTCCGTGGAGCGTATCGCCCAGGCCAAGAGCGAGATTGTGCAAGGCCTGGTGCCGGGTGGGACCGCCGTGCTCAATGCAGACGATTCCCGGGTGGCTGCCATGGCTGATCTGGCCCCTGGGCCTGTGCTGCGGTTTGGTATGGCCGATCAAGGCGGCGGCCGGGACCGCGACCTGGACGGCTCGGCTCGTTATCTGGACAGTGACGGCCTGGACAGGCCGGCCTTCGAGCTGTGTCTGCGTGGCCAGCAGCCGGTTCGCCTGCGCCTGGGCATACCGGGACGGCACAACGTCATGAACGCCCTGGCTGCTGCCACGGCAGCCCACGCCCTGGGTCTGGACGCAGGACGCATCGCCGATGAGCTGGGCCGACAGCGCCGGATCAGTCCGCATCGGATGGCTCTATCGTCGGTCCGGCTGCCGGATGCCTCCTTCACCCTGATCGATGATTCCTTCAACGCCAATCCCGACTCTGTGCGGGCCGGTCTGGACGCCCTGGCCGCCTGGAGGGGATCCGATGGCCCGATCTATCGGATAGCCGTCCTAGGGGTCATGCTTGAGCTGGGAGCTCAAGGTGAACAGCTGCACCAGGAGATCGGTGCCTACTGCCGTCGTCAGGGCATTGATGCATTGGTCGCGGTGGGTTGCCGTGACCGGCAGATGGACAGTCTGGTCCAGGCCCTGGTCCGTGGTGCCGGCGGCCCATCCGATCCGAGCGAGGATCAGCCTGAGTCCATGCGGGTGCTCTTTGCCCAGGACGCTGACCAGGCCGACCAGATGGTCCGCCGCCTTTGCGCTAAGCATTGGGGCCAGCAGAATCTGGTTCTGCTCAAGGGCTCGCACATGTCCGGCCTGTCCGATCTGGCCGACCGGTGGCAGGGCTGA